From Toxorhynchites rutilus septentrionalis strain SRP chromosome 2, ASM2978413v1, whole genome shotgun sequence, a single genomic window includes:
- the LOC129767470 gene encoding uncharacterized protein LOC129767470 isoform X1 yields MVDISSIIEGSVKFRDGKKWKSRWCVMRKLSPVADCLHLQLYRDSKDRYKNGQTKASLSLQHFLGVETGFTLDKESNTIAIICQDVIVVLAFDTRERLIQWQVKISNNLGDDLQYLVLVSSAPPKAKLSTGPARMHVQDHRFCLTTGVPPRLTGMWNIQHLRRYGVVDNRFCFEGGSSCGKGEGLYVFVTDLGDEITHALKLASQGKLATKKRAAAKKITALDSPRKGAESRCTHYNDDICTVHIENSTCTCRTAYWPSAESRDLDSNYGCGDTASVSEGHDSINEMDSFPRSTVANLERCMSCISKLGAPSMSRSSTVTGTPGAVAPTPAWHTMTEHNNHINQSHISKTPALDRMSLCSHGSSNNSEYSIPRQTCAPSQPSAESWYEKVPATQFTCMHNRPTSPCQCCPPGRPPKPKEIPLHITAPIHSAIMSCRPSQPNAAVGPYENYDIPKIPVAVDESGSAAENYDTPKKIQEYLSKETPSGDKGDVGSYGNYDTPLSLSKAVCGCLSGVQQSVTQHAKELGGPRVDCTCNRVMSWADNWISLPLCKRGNGIENTGVHINKVKLSGEGKMPVVDASNENAIYATVDMTKKIRNRLEGSCECKTEAEGTKDKSDGSYNNYEDVEILPADQKSNYANLEFERSLENYENSKEVLQRAGLSMQDFEEEQKICHKCGHPSAKTPEAEQTKAETQAADKQENYMMMEPAINKSKFPGYIPMSPAAQTAASDAEPPPASPTAPPLPFKSDLLKQRMSRIIGEKSASNPSLCGPAVDRSRKRIDDETRIPGSAMLKASTSPYTRKQLLDHSDLLPCDKKLSPRKRSASAESSRFLDEGEEVYSPLSGTASPSMETLRKPMATACNIEIRRSSSPCVHQGTGMCSGDMCCSKTAAETEDEISVSTNPSQNSQSVYIRRSESVPCKAQNRDSSSSNDSGVSTGSLRQRGTDFTEFELPLTTAMSARRHQRHVIPQQNCVHASLPRRSKSFDPLRELSFQFQKSRVPEKSTSAEAEVPICPPKTKMYGSPDIMAATTAPYIDSRSTSSGTSDMSDYIETLSLSSHSSSDTPEGMRHIRQATSTLRPRSGKEYQNIDRSILALTQAGSETSLKHPGAPSQLRGLLSCSANYANITPVPENAESPSPGYQSGSSPQDTQGQHFMFKNSS; encoded by the exons ACTGTCTCCATCTGCAGCTGTACCGGGACTCCAAAGATCGCTACAAAAATGGCCAGACGAAGGCTTCGCTCTCGCTGCAGCACTTCCTCGGCGTCGAGACCGGCTTCACGCTGGACAAAGAGTCCAACACAATAGCAATAATCTGTCAGGACGTGATAGTGGTGCTTGCGTTCGACACCCGGGAAAGACTGATACAGTGGCAG GTCAAAATATCCAACAACTTGGGAGATGACTTGCAGTACTTGGTGCTGGTCTCGTCGGCGCCGCCAAAAGCTAAACTGTCGACGGGACCAGCACGGATGCACGTTCAGGATCATCGATTTTGTTTGACGACGGGCGTTCCACCACGACTGACTGGCATGTGGAACATTCAACATCTCAG ACGGTACGGAGTCGTAGATAATCGGTTCTGCTTCGAGGGAGGATCGAGCTGTGGGAAGGGCGAGGGTTTGTACGTATTCGTAACGGATCTGGGGGATGAGATTACGCATGCCCTGAAGTTGGCGTCACAGGGTAAACTCGCTACGAAGAAGCGAGCAGCTGCGAAGAAAATTACAG CATTGGATAGCCCCCGGAAAGGAGCGGAGTCACGTTGCACTCACTACAATGACGACATCTGCACGGTACATATCGAGAACTCGACATGTACCTGCCGAACGGCTTATTGGCCTTCGGCAGAGTCCAGAGATCTGGATAGTAACTATGGTTGTGGTGATACGGCTTCCGTTTCCGAAGGACACGACAGTATCAACGAAATGGATTCATTCCCTAG GAGTACCGTCGCCAACTTGGAGCGTTGCATGAGCTGCATCTCCAAGCTGGGCGCTCCCTCGATGTCCCGCAGTTCGACCGTTACGGGAACGCCGGGAGCGGTCGCACCAACGCCCGCCTGGCACACGATGACTGAACACAACAATCACATCAACCAATCGCACATTTCCAAAACCCCCGCTCTAGATAGGATGTCGCTATGTTCGCACGGTAGCAGTAACAACTCGGAGTATTCCATCCCCCGGCAGACCTGTGCCCCGAGTCAACCAAGCGCTGAGTCCTGGTACGAGAAGGTCCCTGCCACGCAGTTCACCTGCATGCACAATCGGCCCACCTCCCCGTGCCAGTGTTGCCCACCGGGAAGACCACCGAAACCCAAAGAAATCCCACTGCACATCACCGCTCCCATTCATTCGGCCATCATGTCTTGCCGACCGTCTCAGCCAAATGCGGCCGTTGGTCCCTACGAAAACTATGACATCCCAAAGATCCCGGTCGCTGTCGATGAAAGCGGTAGCGCAGCGGAGAACTACGACACACCTAAGAAAATACAAGAGTACCTGTCCAAAGAGACGCCGAGTGGTGATAAGGGAGATGTGGGTAGCTACGGTAACTACGACACGCCTCTTTCGCTGAGTAAGGCCGTCTGTGGGTGCCTCAGTGGAGTCCAGCAAAGCGTAACGCAGCACGCGAAGGAATTGGGGGGTCCTAGGGTCGACTGCACGTGCAATAGGGTGATGTCCTGGGCTGATAATTGGATATCACTGCCGCTGTGCAAGCGAGGGAACGGAATTGAAAATACGGGTGTACATATTAATAAGGTTAAGCTAAGTGGCGAGGGTAAGATGCCGGTTGTGGACGCTAGCAATGAGAATGCTATCTACGCAACCGTAGATATGACTAAGAAGATTCGTAATCGACTGGAGGGATCGTGTGAGTGCAAGACCGAAGCCGAAGGCACCAAGGATAAGAGCGATGGTAGTTACAACAACTACGAGGACGTGGAGATACTTCCCGCGGATCAGAAATCCAACTACGCAAACTTGGAGTTCGAGAGATCACTCGAAAACTACGAAAATTCCAAGGAGGTCCTACAGAGAGCTGGTCTCTCGATGCAGGACTTCGAGGAGGAGCAGAAGATCTGCCATAAGTGTGGTCATCCCAGCGCAAAAACTCCGGAGGCTGAACAAACCAAAGCTGAGACTCAGGCTGCAGACAAACAGGAAAATTACATGATGATGGAACCAGCTATCAACAAGTCCAAATTTCCAGGCTACATCCCGATGTCTCCGGCCGCCCAAACAGCGGCATCGGATGCAGAGCCCCCACCCGCATCACCAACGGCTCCTCCGTTACCGTTCAAATCCGACCTACTTAAGCAACGGATGAGCCGAATCATCGGCGAAAAATCCGCCAGCAATCCGAGCCTTTGTGGTCCCGCGGTTGATCGCAGTCGGAAGCGGATCGACGACGAAACGCGAATTCCAGGAAGTGCCATGTTGAAAGCGTCCACCAGTCCGTACACCCGCAAACAACTGCTGGATCACAGTGATTTGCTTCCATGTGATAAGAAGCTGTCGCCCCGAAAGAGGTCAGCCTCGGCCGAATCCTCCCGCTTCCTGGATGAAGGTGAGGAAGTGTACAGTCCACTAAGCGGGACCGCCTCGCCCAGTATGGAAACATTGCGAAAACCTATGGCCACCGCGTGTAACATCGAAATCCGACGATCGTCCTCACCCTGTGTGCACCAAGGAACCGGAATGTGCTCTGGTGACATGTGTTGCTCAAAAACAGCAGCCGAAACAGAGGATGAAATTTCCGTTTCCACCAACCCTAGTCAAAACTCGCAATCCGTTTACATCCGAAGATCGGAAAGTGTTCCATGCAAGGCCCAGAATAGAGATAGTTCTAGCTCCAATGACTCCGGCGTCTCAACCGGCTCGTTGCGGCAGCGCGGAACCGACTTCACCGAATTCGAGCTGCCTCTGACGACGGCGATGTCCGCGCGGAGACACCAGCGCCACGTGATACCTCAACAGAACTGCGTACATGCGTCCCTTCCTCGTCGGTCGAAGTCATTTGATCCACTGCGCGAGTTGTCGTTCCAGTTCCAGAAAAGTCGCGTTCCAGAGAAGAGCACTTCGGCCGAAGCGGAGGTTCCAATTTGTCCGCCCAAAACAAAAATGTACGGAAGTCCGGATATTATGGCGGCCACCACGGCACCGTACATCGATTCCAGGAGCACCAGCAGTGGCACATCGGACATGTCCGATTACATTGAAACGCTGTCGCTGTCCAGCCACAGCTCGTCCGATACGCCCGAGGGAATGAG ACACATTCGGCAAGCTACTTCGACGCTACGACCCCGGTCTGGTAAGGAATACCAGAACATCGACCGATCGATTTTGGCCCTCACACAAGCGGGTAGTGAAACTTCGTTGAAACATCCGGGCGCACCTTCCCAGCTGCGCGGACTGCTGTCCTGCTCGGCGAACTATGCCAACATCACGCCCGTTCCGGAGAATGCCGAGTCACCCAGCCCGGGCTACCAGAGTGGAAGCTCGCCACAGGATACCCAGGGTCAGCACTTTATGTTTAAG AACTCGTCTTAG
- the LOC129767470 gene encoding uncharacterized protein LOC129767470 isoform X2, with product MSDYCTVYPSHYCLHLQLYRDSKDRYKNGQTKASLSLQHFLGVETGFTLDKESNTIAIICQDVIVVLAFDTRERLIQWQVKISNNLGDDLQYLVLVSSAPPKAKLSTGPARMHVQDHRFCLTTGVPPRLTGMWNIQHLRRYGVVDNRFCFEGGSSCGKGEGLYVFVTDLGDEITHALKLASQGKLATKKRAAAKKITALDSPRKGAESRCTHYNDDICTVHIENSTCTCRTAYWPSAESRDLDSNYGCGDTASVSEGHDSINEMDSFPRSTVANLERCMSCISKLGAPSMSRSSTVTGTPGAVAPTPAWHTMTEHNNHINQSHISKTPALDRMSLCSHGSSNNSEYSIPRQTCAPSQPSAESWYEKVPATQFTCMHNRPTSPCQCCPPGRPPKPKEIPLHITAPIHSAIMSCRPSQPNAAVGPYENYDIPKIPVAVDESGSAAENYDTPKKIQEYLSKETPSGDKGDVGSYGNYDTPLSLSKAVCGCLSGVQQSVTQHAKELGGPRVDCTCNRVMSWADNWISLPLCKRGNGIENTGVHINKVKLSGEGKMPVVDASNENAIYATVDMTKKIRNRLEGSCECKTEAEGTKDKSDGSYNNYEDVEILPADQKSNYANLEFERSLENYENSKEVLQRAGLSMQDFEEEQKICHKCGHPSAKTPEAEQTKAETQAADKQENYMMMEPAINKSKFPGYIPMSPAAQTAASDAEPPPASPTAPPLPFKSDLLKQRMSRIIGEKSASNPSLCGPAVDRSRKRIDDETRIPGSAMLKASTSPYTRKQLLDHSDLLPCDKKLSPRKRSASAESSRFLDEGEEVYSPLSGTASPSMETLRKPMATACNIEIRRSSSPCVHQGTGMCSGDMCCSKTAAETEDEISVSTNPSQNSQSVYIRRSESVPCKAQNRDSSSSNDSGVSTGSLRQRGTDFTEFELPLTTAMSARRHQRHVIPQQNCVHASLPRRSKSFDPLRELSFQFQKSRVPEKSTSAEAEVPICPPKTKMYGSPDIMAATTAPYIDSRSTSSGTSDMSDYIETLSLSSHSSSDTPEGMRHIRQATSTLRPRSGKEYQNIDRSILALTQAGSETSLKHPGAPSQLRGLLSCSANYANITPVPENAESPSPGYQSGSSPQDTQGQHFMFKNSS from the exons ATGAGCGATTATTGCACTGTTTATCCCTCCCACT ACTGTCTCCATCTGCAGCTGTACCGGGACTCCAAAGATCGCTACAAAAATGGCCAGACGAAGGCTTCGCTCTCGCTGCAGCACTTCCTCGGCGTCGAGACCGGCTTCACGCTGGACAAAGAGTCCAACACAATAGCAATAATCTGTCAGGACGTGATAGTGGTGCTTGCGTTCGACACCCGGGAAAGACTGATACAGTGGCAG GTCAAAATATCCAACAACTTGGGAGATGACTTGCAGTACTTGGTGCTGGTCTCGTCGGCGCCGCCAAAAGCTAAACTGTCGACGGGACCAGCACGGATGCACGTTCAGGATCATCGATTTTGTTTGACGACGGGCGTTCCACCACGACTGACTGGCATGTGGAACATTCAACATCTCAG ACGGTACGGAGTCGTAGATAATCGGTTCTGCTTCGAGGGAGGATCGAGCTGTGGGAAGGGCGAGGGTTTGTACGTATTCGTAACGGATCTGGGGGATGAGATTACGCATGCCCTGAAGTTGGCGTCACAGGGTAAACTCGCTACGAAGAAGCGAGCAGCTGCGAAGAAAATTACAG CATTGGATAGCCCCCGGAAAGGAGCGGAGTCACGTTGCACTCACTACAATGACGACATCTGCACGGTACATATCGAGAACTCGACATGTACCTGCCGAACGGCTTATTGGCCTTCGGCAGAGTCCAGAGATCTGGATAGTAACTATGGTTGTGGTGATACGGCTTCCGTTTCCGAAGGACACGACAGTATCAACGAAATGGATTCATTCCCTAG GAGTACCGTCGCCAACTTGGAGCGTTGCATGAGCTGCATCTCCAAGCTGGGCGCTCCCTCGATGTCCCGCAGTTCGACCGTTACGGGAACGCCGGGAGCGGTCGCACCAACGCCCGCCTGGCACACGATGACTGAACACAACAATCACATCAACCAATCGCACATTTCCAAAACCCCCGCTCTAGATAGGATGTCGCTATGTTCGCACGGTAGCAGTAACAACTCGGAGTATTCCATCCCCCGGCAGACCTGTGCCCCGAGTCAACCAAGCGCTGAGTCCTGGTACGAGAAGGTCCCTGCCACGCAGTTCACCTGCATGCACAATCGGCCCACCTCCCCGTGCCAGTGTTGCCCACCGGGAAGACCACCGAAACCCAAAGAAATCCCACTGCACATCACCGCTCCCATTCATTCGGCCATCATGTCTTGCCGACCGTCTCAGCCAAATGCGGCCGTTGGTCCCTACGAAAACTATGACATCCCAAAGATCCCGGTCGCTGTCGATGAAAGCGGTAGCGCAGCGGAGAACTACGACACACCTAAGAAAATACAAGAGTACCTGTCCAAAGAGACGCCGAGTGGTGATAAGGGAGATGTGGGTAGCTACGGTAACTACGACACGCCTCTTTCGCTGAGTAAGGCCGTCTGTGGGTGCCTCAGTGGAGTCCAGCAAAGCGTAACGCAGCACGCGAAGGAATTGGGGGGTCCTAGGGTCGACTGCACGTGCAATAGGGTGATGTCCTGGGCTGATAATTGGATATCACTGCCGCTGTGCAAGCGAGGGAACGGAATTGAAAATACGGGTGTACATATTAATAAGGTTAAGCTAAGTGGCGAGGGTAAGATGCCGGTTGTGGACGCTAGCAATGAGAATGCTATCTACGCAACCGTAGATATGACTAAGAAGATTCGTAATCGACTGGAGGGATCGTGTGAGTGCAAGACCGAAGCCGAAGGCACCAAGGATAAGAGCGATGGTAGTTACAACAACTACGAGGACGTGGAGATACTTCCCGCGGATCAGAAATCCAACTACGCAAACTTGGAGTTCGAGAGATCACTCGAAAACTACGAAAATTCCAAGGAGGTCCTACAGAGAGCTGGTCTCTCGATGCAGGACTTCGAGGAGGAGCAGAAGATCTGCCATAAGTGTGGTCATCCCAGCGCAAAAACTCCGGAGGCTGAACAAACCAAAGCTGAGACTCAGGCTGCAGACAAACAGGAAAATTACATGATGATGGAACCAGCTATCAACAAGTCCAAATTTCCAGGCTACATCCCGATGTCTCCGGCCGCCCAAACAGCGGCATCGGATGCAGAGCCCCCACCCGCATCACCAACGGCTCCTCCGTTACCGTTCAAATCCGACCTACTTAAGCAACGGATGAGCCGAATCATCGGCGAAAAATCCGCCAGCAATCCGAGCCTTTGTGGTCCCGCGGTTGATCGCAGTCGGAAGCGGATCGACGACGAAACGCGAATTCCAGGAAGTGCCATGTTGAAAGCGTCCACCAGTCCGTACACCCGCAAACAACTGCTGGATCACAGTGATTTGCTTCCATGTGATAAGAAGCTGTCGCCCCGAAAGAGGTCAGCCTCGGCCGAATCCTCCCGCTTCCTGGATGAAGGTGAGGAAGTGTACAGTCCACTAAGCGGGACCGCCTCGCCCAGTATGGAAACATTGCGAAAACCTATGGCCACCGCGTGTAACATCGAAATCCGACGATCGTCCTCACCCTGTGTGCACCAAGGAACCGGAATGTGCTCTGGTGACATGTGTTGCTCAAAAACAGCAGCCGAAACAGAGGATGAAATTTCCGTTTCCACCAACCCTAGTCAAAACTCGCAATCCGTTTACATCCGAAGATCGGAAAGTGTTCCATGCAAGGCCCAGAATAGAGATAGTTCTAGCTCCAATGACTCCGGCGTCTCAACCGGCTCGTTGCGGCAGCGCGGAACCGACTTCACCGAATTCGAGCTGCCTCTGACGACGGCGATGTCCGCGCGGAGACACCAGCGCCACGTGATACCTCAACAGAACTGCGTACATGCGTCCCTTCCTCGTCGGTCGAAGTCATTTGATCCACTGCGCGAGTTGTCGTTCCAGTTCCAGAAAAGTCGCGTTCCAGAGAAGAGCACTTCGGCCGAAGCGGAGGTTCCAATTTGTCCGCCCAAAACAAAAATGTACGGAAGTCCGGATATTATGGCGGCCACCACGGCACCGTACATCGATTCCAGGAGCACCAGCAGTGGCACATCGGACATGTCCGATTACATTGAAACGCTGTCGCTGTCCAGCCACAGCTCGTCCGATACGCCCGAGGGAATGAG ACACATTCGGCAAGCTACTTCGACGCTACGACCCCGGTCTGGTAAGGAATACCAGAACATCGACCGATCGATTTTGGCCCTCACACAAGCGGGTAGTGAAACTTCGTTGAAACATCCGGGCGCACCTTCCCAGCTGCGCGGACTGCTGTCCTGCTCGGCGAACTATGCCAACATCACGCCCGTTCCGGAGAATGCCGAGTCACCCAGCCCGGGCTACCAGAGTGGAAGCTCGCCACAGGATACCCAGGGTCAGCACTTTATGTTTAAG AACTCGTCTTAG